From one Suricata suricatta isolate VVHF042 chromosome 8, meerkat_22Aug2017_6uvM2_HiC, whole genome shotgun sequence genomic stretch:
- the LOC115300163 gene encoding cornifin-B, which produces MSSHQQKQPCTPPPQLQQQQVKQPCQPPPQEPCVPRTKEPCHTKVPEPCHPKVPEPCHPKVPEPCHPKVPEPCQPKVPEPCQPKVPEPCPSTVTPAPAQQKTKQK; this is translated from the coding sequence ATGAGTTCTCATCAGCAGAAGcagccctgcacccctccccctcagctTCAGCAGCAGCAGGTGAAACAGCCCTGCCAGCCTCCACCCCAGGAACCATGTGTCCCCAGAACCAAGGAGCCATGCCACACCAAGGTGCCAGAGCCCTGCCACCCCAAGGTGCCAGAGCCCTGCCATCCCAAGGTGCCAGAGCCTTGCCACCCCAAGGTGCCAGAGCCCTGCCAACCCAAGGTTCCAGAGCCCTGCCAACCCAAGGTTCCAGAGCCCTGTCCTTCAACAGTCACTCCAGCACCAGCTCAGCAGAAGACCAAGCAGAAGTGA